The Gemmata palustris genome includes a region encoding these proteins:
- a CDS encoding hybrid sensor histidine kinase/response regulator, whose amino-acid sequence MAVLTGEAPPDGFVFEDIADAMPHMVWLAGPDGGTTYHNRRILEYAGLPAGVTLGAGWERLVHPDDVPATRATWLHSVGTGEPFESEYRLRRHDGAYRWFLARAHTQLDGRGEVVRWVGTCTDIEDQKGAESRFRAIIEKSFDAVDLIAPDGTILYSSPAGIRLLGYPQDEDVGRNGFELMHPDDMVRVRAEFERLLATPGGSADTVHRARHRDAHYLWLEARATNLLHDPAVRAVVVNFRDVSDRVAAEEQLREGERRYRELFDASPHPMWVYDAETLRFLAVNDAAVECYGYTRDEFLDMRVTDIRPPEDVPALLAAIQGPGAALQRRGVWRHRWKDGSVRDVEVADRSLAFGGRLARLVLALDATDRLRAERELERGLARLRAVVETMADGLVYADPEGNLLDWNPAALRLHGYASPDEARRHLSSFADTFTLSRPDGTPVPPRDWPMPRVLRGEAVTDEKYVLRRRDTGAERVMRYSGAPVRGPGGDVELGVVTFHDVTDRKRAEAERDALLARLQVQFERMPLAYVQFGADLRVTDWNPAAERIFGFRKDEVLGMGPPYERIVPASFRAEAEPLLARIRAGDMAAHSVNLNLTKDGRTITCEWFNTPLLDEGGRFTGLLCLAQDLTARLLLEEQFRQAQKMEAFGQLAGGVAHDFNNLLTIINGYSDIVLGGLPPGDPNRGLVTEIHRAGERSAGLTRQLLAFSRKQVLAPKVLDLNAVVGDTASMLRRVIGEDVKLSTTTASGLWPVKADPGQVEQILLNLAVNARDAMPTGGKLTIETGNVELDETYAASHPDARPGPHVLLAVSDTGCGMTPEVRAKIFEPFFTTKGPGKGTGLGLATVYGIVKQSGGHVDVYSEVGVGTTFKVYLPRTEPTGGGAKSHSALRALPRGTETVLVVEDDAAVRALTRHILQSAGYAVLEAAGGDEALRVAADHAGRIDLLVTDVVMPGLGGRAAAERLAERHPGLRVLFVSGYTDDAVVRHGVLHESVNFLQKPFTPAALAWKVREVLDQPST is encoded by the coding sequence ATGGCCGTGTTGACGGGCGAGGCGCCACCGGACGGCTTCGTTTTCGAGGACATCGCCGACGCCATGCCGCATATGGTGTGGCTCGCCGGCCCCGACGGGGGGACCACTTATCACAACCGCCGCATCCTTGAGTACGCCGGGCTGCCCGCGGGTGTCACCCTCGGTGCCGGGTGGGAGCGGCTGGTTCACCCCGACGACGTGCCGGCGACCCGGGCCACCTGGCTGCATTCCGTCGGGACCGGGGAGCCGTTCGAGAGCGAGTACCGACTCCGGCGGCACGACGGCGCGTACCGCTGGTTCCTGGCGCGCGCCCACACCCAGCTCGACGGTCGCGGGGAGGTCGTCCGCTGGGTCGGGACGTGTACCGACATCGAGGACCAGAAGGGTGCGGAGAGCCGCTTCCGGGCGATCATCGAGAAGAGCTTCGACGCCGTCGACCTGATCGCCCCGGACGGGACCATCCTGTACTCCAGCCCGGCCGGCATCCGGCTCCTCGGCTACCCCCAGGACGAGGACGTCGGCCGCAACGGGTTCGAACTGATGCACCCGGACGACATGGTCCGCGTCCGTGCCGAGTTCGAGCGGCTGCTGGCCACCCCTGGCGGGTCGGCCGACACCGTCCACCGCGCCCGCCACCGGGACGCCCATTACCTGTGGCTGGAGGCCCGGGCCACCAACCTCCTGCACGACCCGGCCGTCCGGGCCGTCGTCGTCAACTTCCGGGACGTGAGCGACCGGGTGGCGGCCGAGGAGCAACTCCGGGAGGGCGAGCGCCGGTACCGCGAGCTGTTCGATGCCAGCCCCCACCCGATGTGGGTGTACGACGCCGAGACGCTCCGGTTCCTGGCCGTCAACGACGCCGCGGTCGAGTGCTACGGGTACACCCGGGACGAGTTCCTCGACATGCGGGTGACCGACATCCGCCCGCCCGAGGACGTCCCGGCCCTGCTGGCCGCGATCCAAGGGCCGGGCGCCGCCCTCCAGCGCCGCGGCGTGTGGCGGCACCGGTGGAAGGACGGGTCGGTCCGCGACGTCGAGGTGGCCGACCGGTCCCTGGCCTTCGGCGGCCGCCTGGCCCGCTTGGTTCTGGCGCTCGACGCGACCGACCGCCTGCGGGCCGAGCGGGAGCTCGAGCGCGGGCTGGCCAGGCTGCGCGCGGTGGTCGAGACCATGGCCGACGGGCTGGTGTACGCCGACCCCGAGGGCAACCTGCTGGACTGGAACCCGGCCGCCCTGCGGCTGCACGGGTACGCCTCACCCGACGAGGCCCGACGCCACCTGTCCTCGTTCGCCGACACCTTCACCCTGTCCCGCCCCGACGGGACCCCCGTCCCGCCCCGCGACTGGCCGATGCCCCGCGTGCTCCGGGGCGAGGCGGTGACCGACGAGAAGTACGTCCTGCGGCGGCGGGACACCGGGGCCGAGCGGGTGATGCGGTACAGCGGGGCGCCGGTCCGCGGCCCGGGCGGGGACGTCGAGCTCGGGGTCGTGACGTTCCACGACGTGACCGACCGCAAGCGGGCCGAAGCCGAGCGAGACGCCCTGCTGGCACGGCTGCAGGTCCAATTCGAGCGGATGCCTCTGGCCTACGTCCAGTTCGGCGCCGACCTGCGGGTCACCGACTGGAACCCGGCCGCCGAGCGCATCTTCGGCTTCCGGAAGGACGAGGTGCTCGGGATGGGGCCGCCGTACGAGAGGATCGTGCCCGCGTCGTTCCGGGCGGAGGCGGAGCCGCTGCTGGCCCGCATCCGGGCCGGGGACATGGCCGCCCACTCGGTCAACCTGAACCTCACCAAGGACGGGCGGACCATCACCTGCGAGTGGTTCAACACCCCGCTGCTGGACGAGGGCGGGCGTTTCACCGGTCTGCTCTGCCTCGCGCAAGATCTCACCGCGCGGCTTCTCCTGGAGGAGCAGTTCCGGCAGGCCCAGAAGATGGAAGCGTTCGGGCAGCTCGCTGGCGGCGTGGCGCACGACTTCAACAACCTGCTGACCATCATCAACGGGTACTCGGACATCGTCCTCGGCGGCCTCCCGCCGGGTGACCCGAACCGGGGGTTGGTCACCGAGATCCACAGGGCCGGGGAGCGGTCCGCCGGGCTGACCCGCCAGCTCCTCGCATTCAGCCGCAAGCAGGTGCTGGCCCCGAAGGTACTGGACCTGAACGCGGTGGTCGGCGACACCGCCAGCATGCTCCGGCGGGTGATCGGCGAGGACGTGAAACTGTCCACCACGACGGCCAGCGGGCTGTGGCCGGTGAAGGCCGACCCCGGCCAAGTCGAGCAGATCCTGTTGAACTTGGCTGTGAATGCCCGGGACGCCATGCCGACCGGCGGCAAGCTGACCATCGAGACCGGCAACGTCGAGCTGGACGAAACCTACGCTGCGTCCCACCCGGACGCTCGCCCCGGGCCGCACGTCCTGCTGGCCGTTTCGGACACCGGGTGCGGGATGACGCCCGAGGTGCGGGCCAAGATCTTCGAGCCGTTCTTCACCACCAAGGGGCCGGGTAAGGGGACGGGGCTGGGCCTGGCGACCGTGTACGGGATCGTGAAGCAATCCGGCGGGCACGTCGATGTGTACAGCGAGGTGGGGGTCGGGACGACGTTCAAGGTGTACCTGCCCCGGACCGAGCCGACGGGCGGGGGAGCGAAGTCTCACTCGGCCCTCCGGGCCTTGCCGCGGGGCACCGAGACGGTGCTCGTGGTGGAGGACGACGCCGCGGTCCGGGCGCTGACCCGGCACATCCTCCAGAGTGCCGGGTACGCGGTCCTGGAAGCGGCGGGCGGTGACGAGGCGCTTCGGGTGGCGGCCGACCACGCGGGGCGCATCGACCTGCTGGTCACCGATGTGGTGATGCCGGGACTCGGCGGGCGGGCGGCGGCCGAGCGCCTGGCCGAGCGGCACCCCGGGCTGCGGGTACTGTTCGTGTCCGGGTACACCGACGACGCGGTGGTCCGGCACGGCGTGCTGCACGAGTCGGTGAACTTCCTCCAGAAGCCGTTCACCCCGGCCGCGCTGGCCTGGAAGGTCCGGGAGGTGCTCGACCAACCCTCGACCTGA
- a CDS encoding UBP-type zinc finger domain-containing protein: MKCSHIRGVTPAPPRALGCEECIGHGTRWVHLRLCLSCGHVGCCDSSPGKHATKHHQHTGHPIMASFEPGERWTWCYVDEIELPVPAEAEAYLR, translated from the coding sequence ATGAAATGTTCCCATATCCGCGGCGTCACACCGGCCCCGCCTCGCGCTTTGGGTTGCGAGGAATGCATCGGACATGGCACGCGATGGGTTCACCTTCGCCTCTGCCTGTCGTGCGGGCACGTCGGCTGCTGCGATAGTTCCCCCGGCAAACACGCCACCAAGCACCACCAGCACACCGGCCACCCGATCATGGCGTCCTTCGAGCCCGGTGAGCGCTGGACGTGGTGCTATGTCGACGAGATAGAGTTACCCGTGCCGGCGGAGGCCGAAGCTTACCTGCGGTAG
- a CDS encoding FAD-dependent oxidoreductase — translation MPKNDLKTVAFPKLSEAQLASLGECSLTKSERFRDGETLFECGQRDWKFFVVKRGTVEILDESGDQPQRIHLHQPGEFTGDVDQLTGRPAPISAVARGDTDVFEVCPEALRQLLNHHPDLGDIILQAFIARRQLLRDSGTFTGLRVIGSQYSQDTFRVRDFLAKNCVPFTWLDVEIDPLVGELMKRFGVSENDTPVVACGDMLLLRNPSNQQLAETLGLLRPLEKSVYDLVIVGGGPAGLAAAVYGASEGLRTLILERLAPGGQAGRSMRIENYLGFPTGITGAELTERAIIQANKFGANFAVGMVVHRLALESQYPVLHLRAGETISTRCLLIATGAEYRKLDVKGCDSFEGCGVYYAATPLEAQMCRGSDVVVVGGGNSAGQAAVFMASQVRHVYLVVRAESLHKEMSSYLASRIEGTSTITILLNTVITAMTGEGHLREVALLNRKTGETRSLSTPAVFSFIGAVPRTDWLPPEIERDEKGFVKTGPQLTPSPHWTPKRQPFLLETTHTGVFAAGDVRSGSVKRVASAVGEGSMAVQFVHEYMRTN, via the coding sequence GTGCCCAAGAACGATCTGAAAACCGTGGCGTTTCCGAAGCTGAGCGAAGCCCAGTTGGCGTCGCTCGGCGAGTGCTCGCTCACCAAATCCGAACGGTTCCGCGACGGGGAGACGCTTTTTGAATGCGGGCAGCGCGACTGGAAGTTCTTCGTCGTCAAACGCGGCACGGTCGAAATCCTCGACGAGTCCGGCGATCAGCCCCAAAGGATCCACCTCCACCAGCCCGGCGAGTTCACCGGCGACGTGGACCAGCTCACCGGCCGGCCGGCACCCATCAGCGCCGTCGCACGTGGCGACACCGACGTCTTCGAAGTCTGCCCCGAAGCCCTGCGGCAGTTGCTCAACCACCACCCAGACCTCGGCGACATCATTCTCCAGGCGTTCATCGCCCGCCGTCAGTTGCTCCGCGACTCGGGCACCTTCACCGGCCTGAGGGTCATCGGCTCCCAGTATTCGCAGGACACCTTCCGCGTTCGGGACTTCCTCGCGAAGAACTGCGTGCCCTTTACCTGGCTCGATGTCGAAATCGATCCGCTGGTGGGGGAACTGATGAAACGCTTCGGGGTCAGCGAAAACGACACGCCCGTGGTCGCCTGCGGCGACATGCTGCTCCTGCGAAACCCGTCCAACCAGCAACTGGCAGAGACGCTCGGCCTGCTCCGGCCACTGGAGAAGAGCGTGTACGACCTGGTGATCGTCGGAGGCGGCCCGGCGGGGCTAGCGGCGGCGGTGTATGGGGCGTCAGAGGGACTCCGCACGCTGATCCTGGAGCGACTGGCCCCGGGCGGTCAGGCCGGCCGCAGCATGAGGATCGAGAATTACCTTGGCTTCCCCACCGGCATCACGGGGGCCGAACTCACCGAGCGGGCCATTATTCAGGCCAACAAGTTCGGGGCCAACTTCGCCGTCGGCATGGTGGTTCACCGCCTCGCGCTCGAGAGTCAGTACCCGGTACTGCACCTCCGGGCGGGAGAAACGATTTCGACCCGCTGTTTGCTCATCGCCACCGGCGCGGAATACCGCAAGCTCGACGTGAAGGGATGCGATTCCTTCGAGGGCTGCGGCGTCTATTACGCCGCCACGCCGCTGGAAGCGCAAATGTGCCGGGGGTCCGACGTGGTCGTGGTCGGCGGCGGCAACTCGGCGGGCCAGGCGGCGGTGTTCATGGCCTCGCAGGTTCGCCACGTTTACCTCGTGGTCCGGGCGGAAAGCCTTCACAAGGAAATGTCGAGCTACCTCGCCAGCCGGATCGAAGGGACGTCGACCATCACGATATTGCTGAACACCGTGATCACGGCAATGACGGGCGAAGGCCACCTCCGCGAAGTGGCACTCCTCAACCGCAAGACAGGCGAGACGAGATCCCTCTCGACGCCGGCGGTATTCAGCTTCATCGGCGCGGTGCCACGGACGGACTGGCTGCCGCCGGAAATCGAGCGGGACGAAAAGGGTTTCGTGAAGACCGGCCCGCAGCTCACTCCGTCGCCGCACTGGACCCCCAAGCGACAGCCCTTTCTTCTGGAGACGACGCACACCGGGGTCTTCGCCGCCGGCGACGTGCGCTCCGGCTCCGTCAAGCGAGTCGCGTCCGCCGTGGGCGAGGGCTCGATGGCAGTACAATTCGTGCACGAATACATGAGAACGAATTAA
- a CDS encoding outer membrane protein assembly factor BamB family protein, giving the protein MSPAFRVAVVTLLWLASGGSLSAYTSVRVAFDSNVLVDDKRVIFAQGTGSLTVLNLDTGEVLLRKKPDSNFEYSGNLQLTGQGVLMTSYGRIVFLDRNTFAPVWRAEHCYGAVLDGEHVVSHDGNHSVTCRSVQSGQVSWKIDMEGGWHLSAANGKVLVATPDYSHRPPTLLVFDLKSGDRILRHDASSDVRWHQVYFDGRLIYLVEDGSAESHRASGRPLRVKMLDLEGKVVAEADHTSPKVVANASRENAAFIWGEKYFNGGQVQQVNPHERATLANLWEEGDESRDEREGDRESFRGRHHLPKLLASGIFVTTSSRDADIAVGQVLRLIKPKGLWVAYAPYLGEYGLISHVAEADGKLLLGSSEGQLECLDSETGRSRWLYTFPVIRQTMSYSSRHGMPPYLTEQAAEYRRGLEQTGNLSGSIRLPSDIQPASTRWAKLRAETDYPGRIVIDPSPDDPFHKLGRYVTWLAICAALPVAGVLVLVLARLARRKRPKQTLPSVPHDETPPSVGLAAWFLVLSVSPAYGLLEYGRVSHSWTIALKIIFALTISVAVSGTIRLCYARRWLAAFLFSVILIGCFFLMLNPIRFA; this is encoded by the coding sequence TTGTCGCCGGCGTTCAGGGTTGCGGTCGTTACCTTGCTCTGGCTGGCAAGTGGTGGCTCCTTGTCGGCGTACACCTCCGTGCGCGTGGCGTTCGACAGCAACGTTCTGGTTGATGATAAACGCGTCATCTTCGCACAGGGCACGGGCAGTCTCACGGTGCTGAACCTGGACACCGGCGAGGTACTGCTTCGCAAGAAACCAGACAGCAATTTTGAATACTCCGGCAACCTCCAACTGACGGGACAGGGCGTTCTGATGACGTCCTACGGAAGAATCGTTTTTCTCGACAGGAACACCTTCGCGCCCGTCTGGCGGGCCGAGCATTGTTACGGCGCGGTGCTCGACGGCGAGCACGTTGTCTCACACGACGGAAACCACAGCGTTACCTGTCGAAGTGTTCAATCCGGCCAGGTTTCCTGGAAGATTGACATGGAAGGCGGTTGGCACCTATCGGCGGCGAACGGGAAGGTGCTGGTCGCCACGCCCGATTACTCGCACAGGCCACCCACCTTGCTCGTCTTCGACCTCAAGAGTGGCGACCGCATTTTGCGCCACGACGCTTCGTCCGACGTCCGTTGGCATCAGGTTTACTTTGACGGCCGACTCATTTACCTGGTGGAGGACGGTTCCGCCGAGTCGCACCGAGCCTCCGGGAGACCTCTCCGTGTGAAGATGCTCGATCTTGAGGGCAAGGTTGTGGCCGAGGCGGATCACACGTCACCTAAAGTCGTTGCAAATGCATCGCGAGAGAATGCGGCATTCATCTGGGGCGAGAAGTATTTTAACGGCGGGCAAGTCCAACAAGTAAACCCGCATGAGCGTGCAACGCTTGCGAACCTCTGGGAAGAAGGCGATGAGTCTCGCGACGAGCGAGAAGGCGACAGAGAGTCTTTTCGGGGAAGACACCATCTTCCGAAGCTACTGGCGTCGGGCATTTTTGTAACCACTTCAAGCAGGGACGCAGACATTGCAGTTGGTCAAGTGCTCCGGCTGATCAAACCTAAAGGGTTATGGGTGGCGTACGCGCCGTATCTCGGAGAATACGGCTTGATCTCACACGTTGCCGAGGCGGACGGCAAACTGCTGCTGGGCAGCAGCGAAGGGCAGCTGGAATGCTTGGACAGCGAGACGGGTCGCTCCCGATGGCTTTACACGTTCCCCGTGATTCGCCAAACGATGTCCTACTCGTCGCGCCACGGGATGCCACCCTACCTGACCGAGCAGGCGGCCGAATACCGAAGGGGACTCGAGCAAACCGGCAACCTGTCTGGCAGCATCCGATTGCCATCGGATATTCAGCCGGCTTCGACAAGGTGGGCGAAGCTTCGCGCCGAAACGGATTACCCCGGGCGGATCGTCATCGACCCCAGCCCCGATGACCCGTTCCACAAATTAGGACGGTATGTTACCTGGCTGGCCATTTGCGCCGCGCTGCCAGTCGCTGGCGTATTGGTCCTCGTCTTGGCACGGCTCGCGCGGCGGAAGCGCCCGAAACAAACTCTGCCTAGTGTTCCCCACGACGAAACGCCCCCGTCGGTGGGCTTGGCGGCCTGGTTTCTGGTGTTGTCCGTCTCCCCCGCATACGGCCTTCTGGAATACGGGCGAGTTAGCCATTCATGGACAATTGCCCTCAAGATTATATTTGCTCTGACAATTAGTGTTGCCGTGAGCGGCACGATTCGACTCTGTTACGCGCGACGATGGCTTGCTGCATTTCTGTTTTCCGTGATATTGATCGGCTGTTTTTTTCTGATGCTGAACCCGATCAGGTTTGCCTGA
- a CDS encoding recombinase family protein: protein MTSHTTRLNRSQPQPKPADREPVKRVRCAVYTRKSTEEGLEQEFNSLDAQREAGEAFVRSQAGEGWALVPEKYDDGGYTGGNTDRPGLHKLLEHVSDGKVDCIVVYKVDRLSRSLLDFAQLMRTFEDKKVAFVSVTQQFNTATSMGRLVLNVLLSFAQFEREIISERTRDKIAATRRKGKWAGGHPVLGYDIDPAGYKLALNTAEAERVRQIFALYLEHGALVPVVAELERRQWTTKRWATRKGPERGGKPFDRTNLYNLLTNPLYVGHVRYKDEVHDGEHPAIVDPGVFAAVQHALTRNGRTGGALVRNQFGALLKGLLRCGPCGAAMTPSHSTKGTKRYRYYVCGTAQKRGYRACPSKSIPAEPIEGFVVERVRAVGRDPELLRQVLEQAREKGAARIKELEAEHRGLEKDLGTWHGEVRRLSVQLKPGEDNGPLVARLADRHARIEAAEHRAAKVREHLTAVTDQLISEEDAARALAAFDPIWGTLTPLERVRVIALLVEKVEYDGRDGNVTVSFHPTGIKALADEFAARHDEREVA, encoded by the coding sequence ATGACATCCCACACGACCCGACTCAACCGATCGCAGCCCCAGCCGAAGCCCGCGGACCGGGAACCGGTGAAACGAGTGCGGTGCGCGGTTTACACGCGCAAGTCCACCGAGGAGGGGCTCGAGCAGGAGTTCAACTCCCTCGACGCCCAGCGCGAGGCCGGGGAAGCGTTCGTACGCTCGCAGGCCGGAGAGGGGTGGGCCCTGGTACCCGAGAAGTACGACGACGGGGGGTACACGGGCGGGAACACGGACCGCCCCGGGCTCCACAAGCTCCTCGAACATGTCTCCGACGGGAAGGTGGACTGTATCGTCGTTTATAAGGTCGATCGGCTCAGCCGGAGCCTCCTCGACTTCGCCCAGCTCATGCGCACGTTCGAGGACAAAAAGGTCGCGTTCGTCTCGGTCACCCAGCAGTTCAACACCGCCACCTCGATGGGCCGCCTCGTCCTCAACGTCTTGTTGTCGTTCGCCCAGTTCGAGCGCGAGATCATCTCCGAGCGGACCCGGGACAAGATCGCGGCCACGCGGCGCAAGGGCAAGTGGGCCGGGGGGCACCCGGTCCTCGGGTACGACATCGACCCGGCCGGGTACAAGCTCGCCCTCAACACCGCCGAGGCCGAGCGCGTGCGGCAGATCTTCGCCCTGTACCTCGAGCACGGGGCCCTCGTGCCCGTGGTCGCGGAACTCGAGCGGCGCCAGTGGACGACCAAGCGCTGGGCCACGCGCAAGGGGCCGGAACGCGGGGGCAAACCGTTCGACCGCACGAACCTGTACAACCTGCTCACGAACCCGCTGTACGTGGGGCACGTGCGGTACAAGGACGAGGTCCACGACGGCGAGCACCCGGCCATCGTGGACCCGGGCGTGTTCGCCGCGGTGCAGCACGCCCTGACGCGCAACGGGCGCACCGGGGGCGCGCTGGTGCGGAACCAGTTCGGGGCGCTACTGAAGGGGCTCCTGCGGTGCGGGCCGTGCGGGGCCGCGATGACCCCGAGCCACAGCACCAAGGGGACGAAACGGTACCGGTACTACGTGTGCGGCACGGCCCAGAAGCGCGGGTACCGCGCGTGCCCGTCCAAATCGATCCCGGCCGAACCGATCGAGGGGTTCGTGGTCGAGCGCGTCCGGGCCGTCGGGCGCGACCCCGAGTTGCTCCGTCAGGTGCTCGAACAGGCCCGGGAGAAGGGCGCGGCCCGGATCAAGGAGCTTGAGGCCGAGCACCGGGGATTGGAGAAGGACCTGGGCACGTGGCACGGGGAGGTGCGCCGGCTCTCGGTCCAGCTCAAGCCCGGAGAGGACAACGGGCCGCTCGTCGCGCGCCTGGCCGACCGGCACGCGCGCATCGAGGCGGCCGAGCACCGCGCCGCCAAGGTACGCGAGCACCTCACGGCGGTGACCGATCAGTTGATTTCTGAAGAGGATGCGGCACGGGCTCTGGCCGCGTTCGACCCGATCTGGGGCACGCTCACCCCGCTCGAACGGGTCCGGGTGATCGCACTCCTGGTGGAGAAGGTCGAGTACGACGGGCGCGACGGGAATGTCACCGTGTCGTTCCACCCGACCGGGATCAAGGCCCTCGCCGACGAGTTCGCCGCGCGCCACGACGAACGGGAGGTCGCATGA
- a CDS encoding DUF2924 domain-containing protein — MEINVARELAALARLTIAELRTRYAEVFGEPTTTGNRTWLVRRIAWRLQVLAEGDLSARARARAAELARDADIRLIPPKGSTAAAGPVHAGTVPKETGDARLPPPGSVITRAYKGTTVRVQVLATGFEYDGRTFPSLSAVAKAVTGSHCNGFHFFKLNKPECA, encoded by the coding sequence GTGGAGATCAACGTCGCCAGGGAACTCGCCGCGCTCGCGCGGCTCACGATCGCCGAACTGCGCACCCGGTACGCGGAGGTGTTCGGGGAACCGACCACGACCGGGAACCGTACGTGGCTCGTGCGCCGGATCGCGTGGCGCCTCCAGGTGCTCGCCGAGGGCGATCTCTCGGCACGGGCCCGAGCCCGAGCCGCGGAACTAGCCCGGGACGCGGACATCCGCCTGATTCCGCCCAAGGGGAGCACCGCCGCGGCCGGACCCGTTCACGCGGGCACCGTGCCCAAAGAAACGGGTGACGCGCGCCTGCCACCGCCCGGGAGTGTCATCACCCGCGCGTACAAGGGCACCACGGTCCGAGTCCAAGTTCTCGCGACCGGGTTCGAGTACGACGGGCGCACGTTCCCCTCGCTCAGCGCCGTGGCCAAGGCGGTCACCGGCTCGCACTGCAACGGGTTCCACTTCTTCAAACTCAACAAACCGGAGTGCGCATGA